A single Anopheles funestus chromosome 2RL, idAnoFuneDA-416_04, whole genome shotgun sequence DNA region contains:
- the LOC125774708 gene encoding dynein regulatory complex subunit 5 → MKYPNTLDLNTYRAYMCARHLNRDKSRLLDAINLDWDLNVPEPLKILCLKAIAENWMTVPFFRELPLCEDRQYLLDLLDLNFPLDVLCLRVRSDAFWKRAFHHRWRTFVPIEVGSKPWIRIYLEQHLSEMVEHLKPTDYDQEGIKKIVDLCSPFVRELRIERLQPSLSDNSDHVPLDVVLANLRRLQRISLTYDVKDVGHNFFLGCATITEMDVKLMTQGLERCSELTEFRLHSSKLEPTMMKRISAALGKGCPNLRTIAFPHCRCGDIGLRAFCEPINPNSFPNVREVILTNNFLSPESVQELTWRLRHRQIEKLDLRLNPILTEGASIIMTSVFYMPLQELNLSCCSIDEQIEEYLLMLIRFNYTIKRFDISSNRLSPAMGERLLQRVYENKTLQQFDLRNTDISYDVRAIIDEVILENRDPHSLHMF, encoded by the exons ATGAAGTATCCCAACACACTGGACCTTAACACCTACCGGGCGTATATGTGTGCGCGGCATCTAAATCGTGACAAGAGTCGCTTGCTGGATGCCATCAATCTCGACTGGGACCTGAACGTACCGGAACCGCTCAAGATTCTCTGCCTGAAAGCGATAGCGGAAAATTGGATGACCGTACCGTTCTTCCGGGAGTTGCCACTGTGTGAAGATCGCCAGTATCTGCTCGATTTGCTCGATCTTAACTTCCCGCTCGACGTTCTATGTTTGCGCGTACGTAGTGATGCCTTCTGGAAGCGAGCCTTTCATCACCGGTGGCGTACGTTCGTGCCGATAGAGGTTGGTTCAAAACCATGGATCCGGATCTACCTCGAGCAGCATCTGTCGGAAATGGTGGAACATCTAAAACCGACCGATTACGATCAGGAAGGGATCAAGAAGATCGTCGATCTTTGCTCGCCGTTTGTGCGCGAGTTGCGTATCGAACGGCTGCAACCTTCCCTGTCGGACAACAGTGATCACGTACCGCTGGATGTAGTGTTGGCCAACTTGCGTCGATTACAGCGCATCAGCCTGACGTACGATGTGAAGGATGTAGGCCACAATTTCTTTCTCGGTTGTGCCACAATCACCGAGATGGATGTGAAGCTGATGACGCAAGGTTTAGAACGGTGCAGCGAGCTGACGGAGTTCCGCTTGCACAGCAGCAAGCTCGAACCGACCATGATGAAGCGCATCAGTGCGGCACTTGGCAAGGGTTGTCCAAACTTGAGAACGATCGCGTTTCCTCACTGCCGCTGCGGAGATATTGGATTGCGCGCGTTCTGCGAACCCATCAATCCGAACTCGTTTCCCAACGTGCGGGAAGTTATACTGACCAACAACTTTTTGT CCCCTGAGAGTGTCCAAGAGCTTACCTGGCGGCTGCGACATCGTCAAATCGAAAAGTTAGATTTGAGACTCAATCCTATCCTTACAGAAGGTGCATCCATCATAATGACGAGTGTATTTTACATGCCCCTGCAAGA ACTCAATCTTAGCTGCTGCTCGATCGACGAGCAGATCGAAGAATATCTGCTGATGCTGATTCGTTTCAATTACACAATCAAACGGTTCGATATCTCATCCAACCGCTTATCACCGGCCATGGGCGAACGATTGCTGCAGCGTGTCTACGAAAATAAAACCCTCCAGCAGTTCGATTTGCGCAACACGGACATCTCGTACGATGTGCGGGCCATCATCGACGAGGTAATATTGGAGAATCGCGATCCGCACAGTTTGCACATGTTTTAA
- the LOC125774680 gene encoding protein kinase C isoform X1 — protein sequence MFTGTLRLKVCEAIGLRPTDFQTRHTMTFGRLGDQLIDPYVSIDVDEKFIDRSTTKPRTFDPVWNESFIHEVENANVLGMTIFHEGPITDVFVANTTIPFEDLVTRNESEQQDFWVDLEPQGRLHVKIDLRWTQDANNVVASQNSCRRAVVKDQPFLNRRRGAMRRRVHQVNGHKFMATFLRQPTFCSHCREFIWGLGKQGYQCQVCTCVVHKRCHSSVVTKCPKKKDEQTKPTPTEAAQRFNVNMPHRFSVHSFKRLTFCDHCGSLLYGIIRQGLKCEVCSMNIHRRCEGNVANNCGINTKQLAELLNEMGITMDKTPPRRSKYSNQTPSDNLSMSERSDDTSSLDTLSTKSGAESELGAHNLGAAAHAMHGGRGGAGHTSKSGGPAMGMLVNLGTDDDGNARPMPGKVCLNDFNFIKVLGKGSFGKVMLAEKKGTDEVYAIKVLKKDVILQDDDVDCTMTEKRILALAAKHPFLTALHSCFQTPDRLFFVMEYVNGGDLMFQIQRARKFDEPRAAFYAAEVTLALQFLHRNGVIYRDLKLDNILLDAEGHCKLADFGMCKEGITGENLTSTFCGTPDYIAPEILQELDYGPSVDWWALGVLMYEMMAGQPPFEADNEDDLFEAILRDDVLYPVWLSREAVSILKGFMTKNAAKRLGCTDGENQIRSHPFFKDMDWEALEQRKVRPPFRPRVVLIVNGSMLGHRISLTFRFFSIHVYLQRSARDALNFDTEFTKEDPVLTPVPNDIIRCINQDEFGGFSFTNPEFGPERKIVC from the exons ATGTTTACGGGTACGCTGCGGTTGAAAGTATGCGAGGCGATCGGACTGCGGCCGACGGACTTCCAGACACGGCACACGATGACATTTGGCCGGCTCGGTGATCAGCTCATCGATCCGTACGTGTCAATAGATGTCGACGAAAAGTTCATAG ATCGGTCCACCACAAAGCCACGTACCTTCGATCCGGTGTGGAACGAGAGCTTCATACACGAGGTGGAGAACGCGAACGTGCTCGGGATGACAATCTTTCACGAGGGTCCCATCACGGACGTGTTCGTGGCTAACACGACAATACCGTTCGAGGATCTCGTCACCCGAAATGAGTCGGAACAGCAGGACTTTTGG GTCGATCTCGAACCACAAGGCCGGCTGCACGTGAAGATCGATCTCCGATGGACGCAGGACGCGAACAATGTTGTAGCGTCGCAGAACTCGTGCCGCCGGGCCGTCGTCAAAGATCAGCCATTTTTAAATCGCCGCCGCGGTGCAATGAGAAGGCGTGTTCATCAG GTTAACGGTCACAAGTTTATGGCCACATTCCTGCGTCAACCAACATTCTGTTCCCACTGTCGCGAATTCATATG GGGATTAGGCAAACAGGGCTATCAGTGTCAAG TGTGCACGTGTGTCGTCCACAAACGGTGCCATAGTTCGGTCGTAACCAAATGTCCAAAGAAAAAGGATGAG CAAACCAAACCGACACCAACGGAAGCAGCCCAACGGTTCAATGTAAATATGCCACATAGGTTTTCAGTGCACTCGTTCAAACGGCTGACGTTCTGTGATCACTGCGGGTCGCTGCTGTACGGTATTATCAGACAGGGGCTAAAGTGTGAGGTGTGCAGCATGAATATCCACCGGCGCTGCGAAGGCAACGTGGCGAACAATTGCGGCATCAACACCAAGCAGCTGGCCGAGCTGCTGAACGAGATGGGCATCACCATGGATAAAACACCACCCCGTAGATCTAAG TACTCTAACCAAACGCCTAGTGATAACCTTTCGATGTCGGAACGCTCGGACGATACCAGCTCGTTGGACACGCTCTCCACGAAGAGCGGTGCGGAGAGTGAGCTGGGCGCACACAACCTGGGAGCGGCGGCCCATGCCATGCACGGTGGACGTGGCGGTGCCGGTCACACCTCTAAATCCGGCGGTCCGGCGATGGGTATGCTGGTGAATCTCGGCACCGATGACGATGGCAATGCGCGACCGATGCCCGGCAAGGTGTGCCTGAACGATTTCAACTTCATCAAGGTGCTGGGCAAGGGTTCGTTCGGCAAGGTGATGCTGGCGGAGAAGAAAGGCACGGACGAGGTGTACGCGATCAAGGTGCTGAAGAAGGACGTGATTCTGCAGGACGATGATGTTGATTGCACGATGACGGAGAAACGCATACTGGCGCTGGCCGCCAAGCATCCGTTCCTGACGGCGCTGCACTCGTGCTTCCAGACGCCCGACCGGCTGTTCTTCGTGATGGAGTACGTGAACGGTGGTGATCTGATGTTCCAGATACAGCGTGCCCGCAAGTTCGACGAACCGCGGGCCGCCTTCTATGCCGCTGAGGTAACGCTTGCGCTGCAATTTCTCCATCGGAACGGTGTCATCTACCGTGATCTGAAGCTGGACAATATACTGCTCGACGCGGAAGGTCACTGCAAGCTGGCCGACTTTGGCATGTGCAAG GAAGGTATCACCGGAGAGAACCTCACGTCGACGTTTTGCGGTACGCCGGATTACATAGCGCCCGAGATTCTGCAGGAACTCGATTACGGACCGTCGGTCGACTGGTGGGCGCTTGGTGTGCTGATGTACGAAATGATGGCCGGTCAGCCACCGTTCGAGGCGGACAATGAGGACGATCTGTTCGAGGCGATCCTGCGCGACGACGTACTGTATCCGGTGTGGCTTTCCCGGGAAGCAGTATCGATTCTGAAAG GATTCATGACCAAAAATGCGGCCAAGCGGTTAGGCTGCACCGATGGCGAAAATCAAATCCGAAGTCATCCATTCTTCAAAGATATGGACTGGGAGGCGCTGGAGCAGCGCAAAGTTCGACCACCATTCCGGCCACGAGTGGTACTGATCGTAAACGGTTCGATGTTAGGACATCGTATCTCACTAACGTTccgtttcttttccattcatgTCTACTTGCAGCGAAGTGCACGCGATGCACTGAACTTCGACACCGAGTTCACGAAAGAGGATCCCGTGCTGACACCGGTACCGAACGATATCATACGGTGCATCAATCAGGACGAGTTTGGTGGCTTTTCGTTTACGAATCCGGAGTTTGGTccggaaaggaaaattgtaTGTTAA
- the LOC125774680 gene encoding protein kinase C isoform X2, with product MFTGTLRLKVCEAIGLRPTDFQTRHTMTFGRLGDQLIDPYVSIDVDEKFIDRSTTKPRTFDPVWNESFIHEVENANVLGMTIFHEGPITDVFVANTTIPFEDLVTRNESEQQDFWVDLEPQGRLHVKIDLRWTQDANNVVASQNSCRRAVVKDQPFLNRRRGAMRRRVHQVNGHKFMATFLRQPTFCSHCREFIWGLGKQGYQCQVCTCVVHKRCHSSVVTKCPKKKDEQTKPTPTEAAQRFNVNMPHRFSVHSFKRLTFCDHCGSLLYGIIRQGLKCEVCSMNIHRRCEGNVANNCGINTKQLAELLNEMGITMDKTPPRRSKYSNQTPSDNLSMSERSDDTSSLDTLSTKSGAESELGAHNLGAAAHAMHGGRGGAGHTSKSGGPAMGMLVNLGTDDDGNARPMPGKVCLNDFNFIKVLGKGSFGKVMLAEKKGTDEVYAIKVLKKDVILQDDDVDCTMTEKRILALAAKHPFLTALHSCFQTPDRLFFVMEYVNGGDLMFQIQRARKFDEPRAAFYAAEVTLALQFLHRNGVIYRDLKLDNILLDAEGHCKLADFGMCKEGITGENLTSTFCGTPDYIAPEILQELDYGPSVDWWALGVLMYEMMAGQPPFEADNEDDLFEAILRDDVLYPVWLSREAVSILKGFMTKNAAKRLGCTDGENQIRSHPFFKDMDWEALEQRKVRPPFRPRVRSARDALNFDTEFTKEDPVLTPVPNDIIRCINQDEFGGFSFTNPEFGPERKIVC from the exons ATGTTTACGGGTACGCTGCGGTTGAAAGTATGCGAGGCGATCGGACTGCGGCCGACGGACTTCCAGACACGGCACACGATGACATTTGGCCGGCTCGGTGATCAGCTCATCGATCCGTACGTGTCAATAGATGTCGACGAAAAGTTCATAG ATCGGTCCACCACAAAGCCACGTACCTTCGATCCGGTGTGGAACGAGAGCTTCATACACGAGGTGGAGAACGCGAACGTGCTCGGGATGACAATCTTTCACGAGGGTCCCATCACGGACGTGTTCGTGGCTAACACGACAATACCGTTCGAGGATCTCGTCACCCGAAATGAGTCGGAACAGCAGGACTTTTGG GTCGATCTCGAACCACAAGGCCGGCTGCACGTGAAGATCGATCTCCGATGGACGCAGGACGCGAACAATGTTGTAGCGTCGCAGAACTCGTGCCGCCGGGCCGTCGTCAAAGATCAGCCATTTTTAAATCGCCGCCGCGGTGCAATGAGAAGGCGTGTTCATCAG GTTAACGGTCACAAGTTTATGGCCACATTCCTGCGTCAACCAACATTCTGTTCCCACTGTCGCGAATTCATATG GGGATTAGGCAAACAGGGCTATCAGTGTCAAG TGTGCACGTGTGTCGTCCACAAACGGTGCCATAGTTCGGTCGTAACCAAATGTCCAAAGAAAAAGGATGAG CAAACCAAACCGACACCAACGGAAGCAGCCCAACGGTTCAATGTAAATATGCCACATAGGTTTTCAGTGCACTCGTTCAAACGGCTGACGTTCTGTGATCACTGCGGGTCGCTGCTGTACGGTATTATCAGACAGGGGCTAAAGTGTGAGGTGTGCAGCATGAATATCCACCGGCGCTGCGAAGGCAACGTGGCGAACAATTGCGGCATCAACACCAAGCAGCTGGCCGAGCTGCTGAACGAGATGGGCATCACCATGGATAAAACACCACCCCGTAGATCTAAG TACTCTAACCAAACGCCTAGTGATAACCTTTCGATGTCGGAACGCTCGGACGATACCAGCTCGTTGGACACGCTCTCCACGAAGAGCGGTGCGGAGAGTGAGCTGGGCGCACACAACCTGGGAGCGGCGGCCCATGCCATGCACGGTGGACGTGGCGGTGCCGGTCACACCTCTAAATCCGGCGGTCCGGCGATGGGTATGCTGGTGAATCTCGGCACCGATGACGATGGCAATGCGCGACCGATGCCCGGCAAGGTGTGCCTGAACGATTTCAACTTCATCAAGGTGCTGGGCAAGGGTTCGTTCGGCAAGGTGATGCTGGCGGAGAAGAAAGGCACGGACGAGGTGTACGCGATCAAGGTGCTGAAGAAGGACGTGATTCTGCAGGACGATGATGTTGATTGCACGATGACGGAGAAACGCATACTGGCGCTGGCCGCCAAGCATCCGTTCCTGACGGCGCTGCACTCGTGCTTCCAGACGCCCGACCGGCTGTTCTTCGTGATGGAGTACGTGAACGGTGGTGATCTGATGTTCCAGATACAGCGTGCCCGCAAGTTCGACGAACCGCGGGCCGCCTTCTATGCCGCTGAGGTAACGCTTGCGCTGCAATTTCTCCATCGGAACGGTGTCATCTACCGTGATCTGAAGCTGGACAATATACTGCTCGACGCGGAAGGTCACTGCAAGCTGGCCGACTTTGGCATGTGCAAG GAAGGTATCACCGGAGAGAACCTCACGTCGACGTTTTGCGGTACGCCGGATTACATAGCGCCCGAGATTCTGCAGGAACTCGATTACGGACCGTCGGTCGACTGGTGGGCGCTTGGTGTGCTGATGTACGAAATGATGGCCGGTCAGCCACCGTTCGAGGCGGACAATGAGGACGATCTGTTCGAGGCGATCCTGCGCGACGACGTACTGTATCCGGTGTGGCTTTCCCGGGAAGCAGTATCGATTCTGAAAG GATTCATGACCAAAAATGCGGCCAAGCGGTTAGGCTGCACCGATGGCGAAAATCAAATCCGAAGTCATCCATTCTTCAAAGATATGGACTGGGAGGCGCTGGAGCAGCGCAAAGTTCGACCACCATTCCGGCCACGAGTG CGAAGTGCACGCGATGCACTGAACTTCGACACCGAGTTCACGAAAGAGGATCCCGTGCTGACACCGGTACCGAACGATATCATACGGTGCATCAATCAGGACGAGTTTGGTGGCTTTTCGTTTACGAATCCGGAGTTTGGTccggaaaggaaaattgtaTGTTAA
- the LOC125774680 gene encoding protein kinase C isoform X3, with the protein MATFLRQPTFCSHCREFIWGLGKQGYQCQVCTCVVHKRCHSSVVTKCPKKKDEQTKPTPTEAAQRFNVNMPHRFSVHSFKRLTFCDHCGSLLYGIIRQGLKCEVCSMNIHRRCEGNVANNCGINTKQLAELLNEMGITMDKTPPRRSKYSNQTPSDNLSMSERSDDTSSLDTLSTKSGAESELGAHNLGAAAHAMHGGRGGAGHTSKSGGPAMGMLVNLGTDDDGNARPMPGKVCLNDFNFIKVLGKGSFGKVMLAEKKGTDEVYAIKVLKKDVILQDDDVDCTMTEKRILALAAKHPFLTALHSCFQTPDRLFFVMEYVNGGDLMFQIQRARKFDEPRAAFYAAEVTLALQFLHRNGVIYRDLKLDNILLDAEGHCKLADFGMCKEGITGENLTSTFCGTPDYIAPEILQELDYGPSVDWWALGVLMYEMMAGQPPFEADNEDDLFEAILRDDVLYPVWLSREAVSILKGFMTKNAAKRLGCTDGENQIRSHPFFKDMDWEALEQRKVRPPFRPRVRSARDALNFDTEFTKEDPVLTPVPNDIIRCINQDEFGGFSFTNPEFGPERKIVC; encoded by the exons ATGGCCACATTCCTGCGTCAACCAACATTCTGTTCCCACTGTCGCGAATTCATATG GGGATTAGGCAAACAGGGCTATCAGTGTCAAG TGTGCACGTGTGTCGTCCACAAACGGTGCCATAGTTCGGTCGTAACCAAATGTCCAAAGAAAAAGGATGAG CAAACCAAACCGACACCAACGGAAGCAGCCCAACGGTTCAATGTAAATATGCCACATAGGTTTTCAGTGCACTCGTTCAAACGGCTGACGTTCTGTGATCACTGCGGGTCGCTGCTGTACGGTATTATCAGACAGGGGCTAAAGTGTGAGGTGTGCAGCATGAATATCCACCGGCGCTGCGAAGGCAACGTGGCGAACAATTGCGGCATCAACACCAAGCAGCTGGCCGAGCTGCTGAACGAGATGGGCATCACCATGGATAAAACACCACCCCGTAGATCTAAG TACTCTAACCAAACGCCTAGTGATAACCTTTCGATGTCGGAACGCTCGGACGATACCAGCTCGTTGGACACGCTCTCCACGAAGAGCGGTGCGGAGAGTGAGCTGGGCGCACACAACCTGGGAGCGGCGGCCCATGCCATGCACGGTGGACGTGGCGGTGCCGGTCACACCTCTAAATCCGGCGGTCCGGCGATGGGTATGCTGGTGAATCTCGGCACCGATGACGATGGCAATGCGCGACCGATGCCCGGCAAGGTGTGCCTGAACGATTTCAACTTCATCAAGGTGCTGGGCAAGGGTTCGTTCGGCAAGGTGATGCTGGCGGAGAAGAAAGGCACGGACGAGGTGTACGCGATCAAGGTGCTGAAGAAGGACGTGATTCTGCAGGACGATGATGTTGATTGCACGATGACGGAGAAACGCATACTGGCGCTGGCCGCCAAGCATCCGTTCCTGACGGCGCTGCACTCGTGCTTCCAGACGCCCGACCGGCTGTTCTTCGTGATGGAGTACGTGAACGGTGGTGATCTGATGTTCCAGATACAGCGTGCCCGCAAGTTCGACGAACCGCGGGCCGCCTTCTATGCCGCTGAGGTAACGCTTGCGCTGCAATTTCTCCATCGGAACGGTGTCATCTACCGTGATCTGAAGCTGGACAATATACTGCTCGACGCGGAAGGTCACTGCAAGCTGGCCGACTTTGGCATGTGCAAG GAAGGTATCACCGGAGAGAACCTCACGTCGACGTTTTGCGGTACGCCGGATTACATAGCGCCCGAGATTCTGCAGGAACTCGATTACGGACCGTCGGTCGACTGGTGGGCGCTTGGTGTGCTGATGTACGAAATGATGGCCGGTCAGCCACCGTTCGAGGCGGACAATGAGGACGATCTGTTCGAGGCGATCCTGCGCGACGACGTACTGTATCCGGTGTGGCTTTCCCGGGAAGCAGTATCGATTCTGAAAG GATTCATGACCAAAAATGCGGCCAAGCGGTTAGGCTGCACCGATGGCGAAAATCAAATCCGAAGTCATCCATTCTTCAAAGATATGGACTGGGAGGCGCTGGAGCAGCGCAAAGTTCGACCACCATTCCGGCCACGAGTG CGAAGTGCACGCGATGCACTGAACTTCGACACCGAGTTCACGAAAGAGGATCCCGTGCTGACACCGGTACCGAACGATATCATACGGTGCATCAATCAGGACGAGTTTGGTGGCTTTTCGTTTACGAATCCGGAGTTTGGTccggaaaggaaaattgtaTGTTAA